In a single window of the Mesoplodon densirostris isolate mMesDen1 chromosome 16, mMesDen1 primary haplotype, whole genome shotgun sequence genome:
- the AMZ1 gene encoding archaemetzincin-1 isoform X2: MLQCRPAQEFSFGPRALKDALLSTDPALRQLYTSTFSPAERLFLAEAYNPRRTFFRTLLIRTGFDWLLSRPEAPEDFETFHAALAPRKQSLARKHIYLQPIDLSEGPAGGALLDHLRSCTEAFFVGLQVRCLPSVAATSIHCSSRPSQDSDRLQLHTDGILSFLKSSKPGDALCVLGLTLSDLYPREAWTFTFGTFLPGHEVGVCSFARFSGESLQQGPSTPDLAPEAPLQDRGRAVCFSALGMVQCCKGALSLDEALRRPPDLCPVCLRKLQHILGFKLVDRYKRLYTWTLAAAGTRPGPAAGEPSVSEDTLPCSADSGLCGESDSEPGSGLSEPLSPDAWSHAFPAGPELEPEDGLGSLAAAESPGEALAEHGRWLAACIQALERDVTEEELARVDGAVDALARWDLFTGRLPAPRQDPPCGRDGAGLRRVLGDKFSSLRRKLSARKPSRAEASPRRWKAEDN; encoded by the exons ATGCTGCAGTGCCGGCCAGCCCAGGAGTTCAGCTTCGGCCCCCGGGCCCTGAAGGACGCGCTGCTGTCCACCGACCCAGCCCTGCGGCAGCTCTACacgtccaccttctccccagccgAGCGGCTCTTCCTGGCTGAGGCCTACAACCCCCGGAGGACGTTCTTCCGCACGCTGCTCATCCGCACGGGCTTCGACTGGCTCCTCAGCCGCCCTGAGGCTCCCGAGGACTTCGAGACCTTCCACGCTGCCCTGGCGCCCCGGAAGCAGAGCCTGGCTCGGAAGCACATTTACCTGCAGCCCATAG ATCTGAGCGAGGGGCCGGCAGGCGGCGCGCTTCTGGACCACCTGCGGAGCTGCACAGAGGCCTTCTTCGTGGGCCTGCAGGTCAGGTGTCTGCCATCGGTGGCGGCCACGTCCATCCACTGCTCATCACGCCCCAGTCAGGACTCTGACAGGCTGCAGCTCCACACAG ACGGCATCCTGTCTTTCCTGAAGAGCAGCAAGCCGGGTGATGCGTTATGCGTGCTGGGCCTCACGCTGTCCGACCTGTACCCCCGCGAGGCCTGGACCTTCACCTTCGGCACGTTCCTCCCGGGGCATG aaGTGGGCGTCTGCAGCTTTGCGCGCTTCTCGGGAGAATCCCTGCAGCAGGGGCCCAGCACCCCTGACCTGGCCCCCGAGGCACCCCTGCAGGACAGAGGCCGGGCCGTGTGCTTCAGCGCCCTGGGGATGGTCCAGTGCTGCAAG GGCGCCCTCAGCCTGGACGAGGCCCTGCGGCGGCCCCCGGACCTCTGCCCCGTCTGCCTTCGGAAGCTGCAGCACATCCTGGGCTTCAAGCTTGTGGACAGGTACAAG AGACTGTACACCTGGACGCTAGCGGCGGCGGGGACGCGGCCTGGGCCGGCGGCTGGGGAGCCGTCCGTGTCGGAGGACACCCTGCCCTGCAGCGCGGACTCGGGCCTGTGCGGCGAGAGCGACTCGGAGCCGGGCAGCGGCCTGTCGGAGCCCCTGTCCCCGGACGCCTGGAGCCACGCCTTCCCCGCGGGCCCGGAGCTGGAGCCCGAGGATGGTCTGGGCTCCCTGGCGGCCGCGGAGAGTCCGGGGGAGGCCTTGGCGGAGCACGGGCGCTGGCTGGCGGCCTGCATCCAGGCCCTGGAGAGGGACGTGACCGAGGAGGAGCTGGCGCGGGTGGACGGCGCCGTGGACGCCCTGGCCCGCTGGGACCTGTTCACGGGGCGGCTCCCGGCCCCCCGGCAGGACCCGCCCTGCGGCCGAGACGGCGCGGGGCTGCGCCGAGTCCTGGGCGACAAGTTCTCCTCCCTCAGGCGGAAGCTGAGCGCTCGCAAACCGTCCAGGGCTGAGGCGTCCCCGCGGCGCTGGAAGGCGGAGGACAATTAG
- the AMZ1 gene encoding archaemetzincin-1 isoform X1, which yields MLQCRPAQEFSFGPRALKDALLSTDPALRQLYTSTFSPAERLFLAEAYNPRRTFFRTLLIRTGFDWLLSRPEAPEDFETFHAALAPRKQSLARKHIYLQPIDLSEGPAGGALLDHLRSCTEAFFVGLQVRCLPSVAATSIHCSSRPSQDSDRLQLHTDGILSFLKSSKPGDALCVLGLTLSDLYPREAWTFTFGTFLPGHEVGVCSFARFSGESLQQGPSTPDLAPEAPLQDRGRAVCFSALGMVQCCKVTCHELCHLLGLGNCRWLRCLMQGALSLDEALRRPPDLCPVCLRKLQHILGFKLVDRYKRLYTWTLAAAGTRPGPAAGEPSVSEDTLPCSADSGLCGESDSEPGSGLSEPLSPDAWSHAFPAGPELEPEDGLGSLAAAESPGEALAEHGRWLAACIQALERDVTEEELARVDGAVDALARWDLFTGRLPAPRQDPPCGRDGAGLRRVLGDKFSSLRRKLSARKPSRAEASPRRWKAEDN from the exons ATGCTGCAGTGCCGGCCAGCCCAGGAGTTCAGCTTCGGCCCCCGGGCCCTGAAGGACGCGCTGCTGTCCACCGACCCAGCCCTGCGGCAGCTCTACacgtccaccttctccccagccgAGCGGCTCTTCCTGGCTGAGGCCTACAACCCCCGGAGGACGTTCTTCCGCACGCTGCTCATCCGCACGGGCTTCGACTGGCTCCTCAGCCGCCCTGAGGCTCCCGAGGACTTCGAGACCTTCCACGCTGCCCTGGCGCCCCGGAAGCAGAGCCTGGCTCGGAAGCACATTTACCTGCAGCCCATAG ATCTGAGCGAGGGGCCGGCAGGCGGCGCGCTTCTGGACCACCTGCGGAGCTGCACAGAGGCCTTCTTCGTGGGCCTGCAGGTCAGGTGTCTGCCATCGGTGGCGGCCACGTCCATCCACTGCTCATCACGCCCCAGTCAGGACTCTGACAGGCTGCAGCTCCACACAG ACGGCATCCTGTCTTTCCTGAAGAGCAGCAAGCCGGGTGATGCGTTATGCGTGCTGGGCCTCACGCTGTCCGACCTGTACCCCCGCGAGGCCTGGACCTTCACCTTCGGCACGTTCCTCCCGGGGCATG aaGTGGGCGTCTGCAGCTTTGCGCGCTTCTCGGGAGAATCCCTGCAGCAGGGGCCCAGCACCCCTGACCTGGCCCCCGAGGCACCCCTGCAGGACAGAGGCCGGGCCGTGTGCTTCAGCGCCCTGGGGATGGTCCAGTGCTGCAAG GTCACGTGCCACGAGCTCTGCCACCTCCTGGGCCTGGGGAACTGCCGCTGGCTCCGCTGCCTCATGCAGGGCGCCCTCAGCCTGGACGAGGCCCTGCGGCGGCCCCCGGACCTCTGCCCCGTCTGCCTTCGGAAGCTGCAGCACATCCTGGGCTTCAAGCTTGTGGACAGGTACAAG AGACTGTACACCTGGACGCTAGCGGCGGCGGGGACGCGGCCTGGGCCGGCGGCTGGGGAGCCGTCCGTGTCGGAGGACACCCTGCCCTGCAGCGCGGACTCGGGCCTGTGCGGCGAGAGCGACTCGGAGCCGGGCAGCGGCCTGTCGGAGCCCCTGTCCCCGGACGCCTGGAGCCACGCCTTCCCCGCGGGCCCGGAGCTGGAGCCCGAGGATGGTCTGGGCTCCCTGGCGGCCGCGGAGAGTCCGGGGGAGGCCTTGGCGGAGCACGGGCGCTGGCTGGCGGCCTGCATCCAGGCCCTGGAGAGGGACGTGACCGAGGAGGAGCTGGCGCGGGTGGACGGCGCCGTGGACGCCCTGGCCCGCTGGGACCTGTTCACGGGGCGGCTCCCGGCCCCCCGGCAGGACCCGCCCTGCGGCCGAGACGGCGCGGGGCTGCGCCGAGTCCTGGGCGACAAGTTCTCCTCCCTCAGGCGGAAGCTGAGCGCTCGCAAACCGTCCAGGGCTGAGGCGTCCCCGCGGCGCTGGAAGGCGGAGGACAATTAG